The following coding sequences are from one SAR116 cluster alpha proteobacterium HIMB100 window:
- a CDS encoding sterol desaturase (PFAM: Fatty acid hydroxylase superfamily), whose translation MTDNSEHSFSPNLPVQNNPLFSWPLDIRAVLGWYRHAWDIPSELLLLLGLAGLTAFWLQPVLVTDGTISLSALLWMYLRNVIYLCLVAGGLHLLFYRWRTQGTAAKYETAFLHRPSNRFLFGNQVFDNMFFSLVSGVTIWTGYEVLLLWAQANNPALYLTFSAAPVWFVALFVLIPIFESAHFYLVHRLLHMKPFYDRFHALHHRNVNTGPWSGISMHPVEHLIYFSSVLVHLVIPSHPIHIFFHLYLLTLSPAAGHCGFDNLILAGKQRLALGHYHHHLHHRHFDCNYGSSEMPWDVWFGSFHDGTKSGQASLRRHLKPSADKSRSS comes from the coding sequence ATGACTGACAATTCTGAACACAGCTTTAGCCCTAATCTGCCGGTACAGAATAATCCGCTTTTTTCCTGGCCGCTGGATATCCGTGCGGTGCTGGGCTGGTACCGCCATGCCTGGGATATTCCGTCTGAACTTCTGCTGCTTCTGGGGCTGGCGGGACTGACAGCTTTCTGGCTTCAGCCTGTGCTGGTTACAGACGGCACGATCAGCCTCTCAGCCCTATTATGGATGTATCTGCGTAATGTGATTTATCTGTGTCTTGTTGCCGGGGGGTTGCATCTTTTGTTTTACCGCTGGCGCACACAAGGCACGGCGGCGAAATATGAAACAGCCTTTTTGCACCGGCCCTCAAACCGGTTTTTGTTCGGCAATCAGGTCTTTGACAATATGTTTTTCTCGCTTGTCAGCGGGGTGACCATCTGGACAGGCTATGAAGTGCTGCTGCTGTGGGCACAGGCCAATAATCCGGCTCTGTATCTGACTTTTTCGGCTGCGCCAGTCTGGTTTGTGGCGTTGTTTGTGCTGATCCCCATTTTTGAATCTGCTCATTTTTATCTGGTGCATCGCCTGCTGCATATGAAGCCCTTTTATGACCGGTTTCATGCGCTGCATCACCGCAACGTCAATACCGGCCCCTGGTCAGGCATATCCATGCATCCGGTTGAACATCTGATTTATTTCAGCTCTGTTCTTGTGCATCTGGTGATCCCGTCTCATCCTATCCATATCTTTTTTCACTTATATCTTCTGACTCTGTCTCCGGCGGCAGGTCATTGCGGGTTTGACAATCTGATCCTTGCCGGTAAACAACGTCTGGCTCTGGGGCATTATCATCATCATCTGCATCACCGGCATTTCGACTGTAATTATGGCTCATCCGAAATGCCCTGGGATGTCTGGTTTGGCTCATTCCATGATGGCACCAAATCAGGCCAGGCCAGCCTCAGACGCCATCTGAAACCATCAGCCGACAAATCAAGATCATCGTGA
- a CDS encoding 3'(2'),5'-bisphosphate nucleotidase (PFAM: Inositol monophosphatase family~TIGRFAM: 3'(2'),5'-bisphosphate nucleotidase, bacterial) has protein sequence MTSEPDLVTSGVNLTALLGAVRHAGALIEQIKSEGVDARYKSDASPVTAADEAANAVLVAGLADLYPHLPVISEEDQASHNLAPDDLFFLVDPLDGTREFIRADSQGAYTVNIGLVQGRNAVGGIVYAPHLDWLCWGGPGQGAWQIKSGQLSALAIRPCPPDGPVAVASRSHSDDQTRQFLQRHQIDQTTSIGSSLKFLLLAAGQADVYPRFAPTMEWDTAAGEAVLAGAGGAVFTPAGVPHLYGKPGWRNGPFVACGDFAL, from the coding sequence ATGACCTCTGAACCTGACCTTGTGACCTCTGGTGTCAATCTGACCGCCCTGTTGGGGGCGGTCAGGCATGCAGGGGCGCTGATTGAACAGATTAAATCTGAAGGGGTGGACGCCCGCTATAAATCAGATGCCTCTCCGGTGACCGCTGCTGATGAAGCGGCAAATGCTGTGCTTGTTGCGGGTCTGGCTGACCTGTATCCTCATCTGCCGGTGATCTCTGAAGAAGATCAGGCCAGCCATAATCTGGCCCCTGATGATCTGTTTTTTCTGGTCGACCCGCTTGACGGGACACGTGAATTTATCCGGGCTGACAGCCAGGGGGCCTACACGGTGAATATCGGGCTGGTACAGGGCCGCAATGCGGTGGGCGGGATTGTTTATGCCCCGCATCTGGACTGGCTGTGCTGGGGCGGCCCGGGGCAAGGGGCCTGGCAGATAAAATCTGGCCAGCTTTCCGCACTTGCCATCCGTCCCTGTCCGCCAGACGGGCCGGTGGCGGTGGCAAGCCGCTCACACAGCGATGATCAGACCAGACAATTTCTGCAGCGCCATCAGATTGACCAGACCACCAGCATCGGCTCATCGCTGAAATTTCTGCTGCTGGCAGCCGGACAGGCGGATGTCTATCCGCGGTTTGCCCCAACGATGGAATGGGATACCGCCGCCGGGGAAGCGGTTCTGGCCGGGGCTGGCGGGGCGGTGTTCACACCTGCCGGGGTCCCGCATCTCTATGGCAAGCCGGGCTGGCGGAACGGGCCTTTTGTCGCGTGCGGGGATTTTGCCTTATAA
- a CDS encoding methylmalonic acid semialdehyde dehydrogenase (PFAM: Aldehyde dehydrogenase family~TIGRFAM: methylmalonic acid semialdehyde dehydrogenase): protein MSDTVLHYIAGQKTKGASTRTMDVFNPALGEKKTDVVMGTAKDVDDAVQAARAAFPAWANMPPVRRARVMFKFLELVKRDKEKLAEAITSEHGKVFTDACGEVERGIEVLEFACGMPALLKGEYSNQASTGIDNWTFRQPLGIAAGITPFNFPVMVPMWMYPLAIAAGNCFLLKPSPTDPTASLMMADLLAEAGLPDGVFSVVQGDKESVDAILEHPAISAVSFVGSTPIAQYIYEKGAANGKRVQALGGAKNHMMVMPDADLDKTVDALIGSAYGSAGERCMAISVAVLVGDVGDKIVPQLAERARTLKVKNGMELDAEMGPIVTSAAHERITGMIAKGVEEGAELVVDGRGLSVPGHNQGYFMGGSLFDHVTPEMSIYQDEIFGPVLSCVRVDNSAEGIELINNHRYGNGVSVFTSDGNTAREFSNQIQVGMVGVNVPIPVPMAWHGFGGWKQSLFGDLHAFGNEAVQFYTKQKSVMQRWPDSIAKGAEFVMPTAK, encoded by the coding sequence ATGTCTGACACAGTTCTTCACTATATCGCGGGCCAGAAAACCAAAGGCGCCTCAACCCGGACCATGGATGTGTTCAATCCGGCTTTGGGGGAGAAAAAAACAGATGTGGTGATGGGCACAGCCAAAGATGTGGATGATGCTGTACAGGCCGCCAGGGCGGCCTTTCCGGCCTGGGCCAACATGCCGCCTGTGCGCCGCGCCCGGGTGATGTTTAAATTTCTTGAGCTGGTCAAGCGGGATAAAGAAAAACTGGCTGAAGCGATTACCTCTGAACATGGCAAGGTCTTTACCGATGCCTGTGGTGAGGTGGAACGCGGCATAGAGGTTCTGGAATTTGCCTGTGGCATGCCGGCCCTGCTGAAAGGTGAATATTCAAACCAGGCCTCAACCGGTATTGATAACTGGACCTTCCGCCAGCCGCTGGGCATTGCTGCGGGCATCACCCCGTTCAATTTTCCGGTAATGGTGCCGATGTGGATGTATCCTCTGGCCATCGCTGCCGGGAATTGTTTTCTGCTCAAGCCCAGCCCGACTGACCCGACTGCCTCTCTGATGATGGCGGATTTGCTGGCTGAAGCTGGGTTGCCGGATGGCGTCTTCAGCGTGGTGCAGGGCGACAAGGAATCCGTTGACGCGATTTTGGAACATCCCGCCATTTCGGCTGTGTCATTTGTCGGCTCAACCCCGATTGCGCAATATATTTATGAAAAGGGCGCCGCCAATGGCAAGCGGGTCCAGGCGCTTGGCGGGGCAAAAAACCACATGATGGTGATGCCGGATGCTGACCTTGATAAAACAGTCGATGCGCTGATCGGTTCTGCCTATGGCTCTGCCGGCGAACGCTGTATGGCGATATCTGTTGCGGTACTGGTCGGGGATGTGGGCGATAAAATTGTCCCGCAGCTGGCCGAGCGGGCGCGCACATTAAAAGTGAAAAACGGCATGGAGCTTGATGCGGAAATGGGCCCGATTGTGACATCTGCTGCGCATGAACGGATCACCGGCATGATTGCAAAAGGGGTCGAAGAAGGTGCTGAGCTGGTTGTTGACGGGCGCGGTCTGTCGGTACCTGGTCATAATCAGGGCTATTTTATGGGCGGCAGCTTATTTGATCATGTGACCCCTGAGATGAGCATCTATCAGGACGAAATTTTCGGCCCTGTATTGTCTTGTGTCCGGGTTGATAACTCAGCAGAAGGCATTGAGCTCATCAATAATCACCGCTATGGCAATGGCGTCTCTGTCTTTACCTCAGACGGCAATACCGCACGTGAATTCTCAAACCAGATCCAGGTTGGCATGGTGGGCGTGAATGTGCCTATTCCTGTGCCGATGGCCTGGCATGGGTTTGGCGGCTGGAAACAATCTCTGTTCGGGGATCTGCATGCCTTTGGCAATGAAGCGGTGCAATTCTACACCAAACAGAAATCAGTCATGCAGCGCTGGCCGGATTCAATCGCCAAGGGGGCTGAATTTGTCATGCCGACGGCTAAATAA
- a CDS encoding lactoylglutathione lyase-like lyase (PFAM: Glyoxalase/Bleomycin resistance protein/Dioxygenase superfamily~TIGRFAM: lactoylglutathione lyase) has protein sequence MKYLHTMIRVTDVDAALDFFVGKLGMIETRRKDVPEGKFTLIFLAADQDLDQAEAERAPELELTYNWDSEESYTGGRNFGHLAYTVKDIYATCQSLMDNGVVINRPPRDGRMAFVKSPDGISLELLQEGDALAPAEPWASMENTGSW, from the coding sequence ATGAAATATCTTCACACCATGATTCGGGTTACAGATGTTGACGCCGCACTTGATTTTTTTGTCGGCAAGCTGGGCATGATTGAGACCCGCCGCAAGGATGTTCCGGAAGGCAAATTTACGCTTATTTTTCTGGCGGCAGATCAGGATCTGGACCAGGCAGAAGCGGAACGCGCCCCTGAATTAGAACTGACCTATAACTGGGACAGTGAGGAGAGCTATACAGGCGGGCGCAATTTCGGTCATCTGGCCTATACGGTCAAAGATATCTATGCCACCTGCCAGAGCCTGATGGATAACGGCGTTGTCATCAACCGGCCGCCACGTGACGGGCGGATGGCGTTTGTCAAATCCCCTGACGGCATCTCACTGGAGCTGCTGCAGGAAGGTGACGCCCTTGCCCCGGCTGAACCATGGGCATCGATGGAAAATACCGGAAGCTGGTAG
- a CDS encoding arylsulfatase A family protein (PFAM: Sulfatase) has protein sequence MTPPNIILIMTDQQRADHLGVMGHPVLQTPHLDALARTGAVFCDHITPHQICAPSRASLFSGLYARNHGLVSNGIALDEDIPLVSADLSAAGYRTHGVGKFHFQPILAAAEHRFPDSEAFWSLPESEGWTGPFYGFETVDSLIGESVAAAKAGHYARWLAETAPGADRLYRPDYAIKPPPDDCDEVWASALPDQLHYNSWITAQACSALRRQQKDQPFFLFVSYPDPHHPFAPPAPWCDLYDPADMPPPHHRRGELDDMPGYILETDRQEAASSYVEFLNNPGPPREQGFMQTTQRMSEDTLRLIKAYTCGMVSMIDTGIGQLRAQLAQLGLTENTIIIFTSDHGELLGDHGLIRKGPSPYLALLKVPLIITGPGIVAGMRTGLTSHLDLRATCRALAGLDEVPTDGQSLLPMLADLTLTGRKRLFAEFHPRVRKDTYNQTILKDRWRLTCYPEQAAWGELFDLDADPYELNNLYHRPEYKAVKDELNAQLNTDFPPAAQAGGPLLATY, from the coding sequence ATGACACCGCCCAATATCATTCTCATTATGACTGATCAGCAGCGTGCTGATCATCTGGGCGTGATGGGCCATCCGGTTCTGCAGACCCCGCATCTGGACGCGCTGGCCAGAACAGGGGCGGTGTTTTGTGACCATATCACCCCGCACCAGATTTGCGCGCCCAGCCGGGCCAGCCTGTTTTCAGGGCTCTATGCGCGTAATCATGGTCTGGTCAGCAACGGGATCGCTCTGGATGAGGATATACCGCTTGTCTCTGCAGATTTGTCGGCAGCGGGATATCGCACGCACGGGGTTGGTAAATTCCATTTCCAGCCGATTTTGGCGGCGGCCGAACATCGGTTTCCTGACTCAGAAGCGTTCTGGTCCTTGCCGGAAAGCGAGGGCTGGACAGGGCCGTTTTATGGGTTTGAAACGGTCGACAGTCTCATCGGCGAATCAGTGGCTGCTGCAAAGGCGGGGCATTATGCGCGCTGGCTGGCCGAAACCGCCCCGGGGGCAGACCGGCTTTACCGGCCGGACTATGCGATCAAGCCGCCGCCTGATGATTGTGACGAGGTATGGGCATCAGCACTTCCGGACCAGCTGCATTATAACAGTTGGATCACCGCCCAGGCCTGTTCTGCACTGCGCCGGCAACAAAAGGACCAGCCGTTTTTTTTATTTGTGTCCTACCCTGACCCGCATCACCCTTTTGCCCCGCCGGCGCCCTGGTGTGATCTTTATGATCCGGCGGATATGCCGCCCCCGCATCACCGCCGGGGCGAGCTTGATGATATGCCGGGCTATATTCTGGAAACAGATAGACAAGAGGCCGCCAGCAGCTATGTTGAGTTTCTGAACAATCCTGGCCCGCCACGCGAACAGGGGTTTATGCAGACAACACAGCGCATGTCTGAAGACACGCTGCGCCTGATAAAGGCCTATACCTGTGGCATGGTGTCGATGATCGATACAGGCATCGGCCAGCTGCGGGCACAGCTGGCACAACTGGGTCTCACCGAAAACACCATCATCATATTTACCTCTGATCATGGTGAATTGCTGGGCGATCATGGCCTGATCCGCAAAGGGCCCAGCCCGTATCTGGCGTTGCTGAAGGTGCCTTTGATCATCACCGGCCCGGGCATTGTGGCCGGCATGCGCACAGGCCTGACAAGCCATCTTGACCTGCGCGCCACCTGCCGTGCACTGGCCGGACTGGACGAGGTTCCGACAGATGGCCAGTCACTGCTTCCGATGCTGGCAGATTTGACCCTTACCGGACGCAAGCGTCTGTTTGCTGAATTTCACCCGCGGGTGCGCAAAGACACTTACAACCAGACCATTCTGAAAGACCGCTGGCGGCTGACCTGTTATCCTGAACAGGCTGCGTGGGGAGAGCTGTTTGATCTGGACGCTGACCCGTATGAGCTGAACAATCTTTATCACCGGCCTGAATATAAGGCTGTTAAAGATGAACTGAACGCGCAGCTGAACACAGATTTTCCGCCAGCCGCTCAGGCAGGCGGGCCGCTGCTGGCCACCTACTGA
- a CDS encoding putative dehydrogenase (dehydrogenase of unknown specificity, short-chain alcohol dehydrogenase like): protein MTGTPVYSFSGRRVLITGGGSGVGAAMARGFAATGADVVITGRRQGALDAVAAASDKISSYVCDVTDQGAVTALFDHIAATGGPADIVIANAGIAASAPLDKTDLSLWSDIMAVNLTGPFLTFREGLRWMKAENVTGGRLIAVASMTAKRAYPYISAYAASKHGVLGLVKSAALEVAEKNITVNAICPGYLDTEMTQSSVANIAAKTGLSEQQAAEKLHGFSPQRRLFTADEVAASALFLASPAAAGINGQALSIDGGET from the coding sequence ATGACCGGCACACCTGTTTACAGCTTTTCTGGTCGCCGGGTTCTGATTACTGGTGGCGGCTCTGGTGTGGGCGCGGCGATGGCGCGCGGCTTTGCCGCTACAGGGGCAGATGTTGTGATCACCGGCCGGCGGCAGGGGGCATTGGATGCTGTGGCGGCGGCTTCTGATAAAATCTCCTCTTATGTCTGTGATGTCACTGATCAGGGCGCGGTGACAGCCCTGTTTGATCATATTGCCGCCACTGGCGGGCCAGCGGATATTGTGATTGCCAATGCCGGTATTGCGGCTTCTGCACCTCTGGATAAAACAGATTTATCGCTCTGGTCTGATATTATGGCGGTGAATCTGACCGGACCGTTCCTGACCTTTCGTGAAGGGCTGCGCTGGATGAAGGCTGAAAACGTGACTGGCGGGCGTTTGATCGCGGTCGCGTCTATGACGGCGAAACGGGCCTATCCGTATATTTCTGCTTATGCCGCCAGCAAACATGGGGTGCTGGGGCTGGTGAAATCTGCCGCGCTTGAGGTGGCGGAAAAAAATATTACGGTCAACGCCATCTGCCCGGGATATCTGGATACGGAAATGACGCAAAGCTCTGTTGCGAATATCGCGGCAAAAACCGGCTTATCAGAACAGCAGGCAGCAGAAAAGCTGCACGGTTTCTCGCCGCAAAGACGGCTGTTCACCGCTGATGAGGTTGCTGCATCCGCGCTGTTTCTGGCCAGCCCGGCGGCAGCAGGCATTAACGGGCAGGCCCTTTCAATCGATGGCGGCGAGACCTGA
- a CDS encoding enoyl-CoA hydratase/carnithine racemase (PFAM: Enoyl-CoA hydratase/isomerase family), whose product MTRTLQITQTDGLCHVVLDNAARCNALTPDFVAGLTDLLQSFRLATEDVPAAVILSGVAPGPGPGFFCSGADLADLSAASSGHYAARRAGIDGLNALMRAVRACPCPVIAAVEGGADGAGVALALACDLIVADETSRFAATNITAGLTPDAGLTLFLSAGLPRWLVAEMLFTAGPVSASRLYDFGVVNRLVPAGDAVMAAKAVAAGLTSGARAAVRATKALLGQLPRTSFDDQLEAEADAFATALGSPEGQTRLASVLAMFETTEKDRLK is encoded by the coding sequence ATGACCAGAACCCTACAGATCACGCAAACTGACGGTCTCTGTCATGTTGTTCTGGATAATGCGGCGCGCTGCAACGCGCTCACCCCTGACTTTGTGGCGGGCCTGACAGATTTGCTGCAGTCGTTCCGGCTGGCCACAGAAGATGTGCCGGCAGCGGTCATTTTGTCTGGTGTTGCGCCTGGCCCCGGGCCCGGATTTTTTTGTTCCGGGGCGGATCTGGCTGACCTGTCTGCTGCGTCATCCGGGCATTATGCGGCGCGGCGGGCGGGGATTGACGGGCTGAATGCATTGATGCGCGCGGTCCGGGCCTGTCCCTGTCCTGTCATTGCGGCTGTTGAAGGCGGGGCGGACGGGGCTGGTGTGGCTCTTGCGCTGGCGTGTGATTTGATTGTGGCAGATGAAACGTCGCGGTTTGCGGCAACAAATATCACCGCCGGCCTGACCCCTGATGCGGGGCTGACGCTGTTTTTATCGGCGGGTCTGCCGCGCTGGCTGGTGGCTGAAATGCTGTTTACTGCCGGTCCTGTTTCTGCGTCCCGTTTATATGATTTTGGTGTGGTGAACCGGCTGGTGCCTGCTGGTGATGCGGTCATGGCGGCCAAAGCTGTGGCAGCGGGCCTTACCTCTGGTGCTCGTGCGGCTGTTCGGGCAACCAAGGCGTTGTTGGGCCAGCTTCCGCGGACCAGCTTTGATGATCAGCTCGAAGCAGAAGCAGACGCTTTTGCCACCGCACTGGGCAGCCCGGAAGGCCAGACCCGTCTGGCCAGCGTTCTGGCAATGTTTGAAACAACCGAAAAGGACAGACTGAAATGA
- a CDS encoding ABC-type uncharacterized transport system, permease component, translating to MTTANLRPLTACVPACILLAVLAPVLAGLIGAVLPATGWFPPLGGQRLSVVPLTAFLAEPGLARSVLLSIFTALTATALSYLLAMGLLAVLVGTGAAGRLVRLISPLLSVPHITIAVGFLFLLQPSGWLTRLISPWATGWDRPPLLNLVPDEAGWALIIGMVAKEVPFLLLMGLSAASQIDARRLLDEARLLGRGPLAAWALVVQPQLGRRLVLPVMIVLVFSVSVVDMALVLAPLTPAPLAVRILAWFRDPDLSFQFIAAVGALAQIGLAGLCCLVWAAAAHIWARAVRSVCARGWRLSVPYRMARAGHALLLAASVLPCLLAALGLASSLIWAFADIWRFPDALPTRWGLRGWALGGDGLVRAAVTSASLGLSAAAVSVLAALLWLETTTTARRTEGLMYLPLLIPQIAFLFGLQILLIWLGMDGRLVTLLWVHVVFVFPYVLLSLGPSWRRFDVRFADVAATLGAGPFARFWRVKLPILLIPLLTAFAVGFAVSQALYLPTIFASNGRVATLTTEAVTLAAGAGRQTLGAASALQMALPLMVFLGADFISRLRFRRFSWFRV from the coding sequence ATGACCACCGCAAACCTTAGACCGCTGACAGCCTGTGTTCCGGCCTGTATTTTGCTGGCGGTTCTGGCGCCGGTTCTGGCGGGTCTGATTGGCGCGGTTCTTCCGGCAACGGGCTGGTTTCCGCCTTTGGGCGGGCAGCGGCTTTCTGTTGTCCCCTTAACCGCTTTTCTGGCTGAACCCGGACTTGCCCGGTCTGTTTTGCTGTCTATTTTTACGGCGCTTACCGCAACTGCACTGTCTTATCTGTTGGCGATGGGCCTGCTGGCCGTGCTGGTGGGGACTGGGGCGGCGGGGCGTCTTGTGCGGCTGATCTCGCCGCTTTTATCTGTCCCGCATATCACCATTGCGGTCGGGTTTTTATTTCTGCTCCAGCCCTCAGGCTGGCTTACCCGGCTGATCTCGCCCTGGGCAACAGGCTGGGATCGCCCGCCCTTGCTGAATCTTGTCCCTGATGAGGCGGGGTGGGCCCTGATCATCGGCATGGTGGCCAAAGAAGTGCCGTTTTTGCTGTTGATGGGCTTGTCGGCAGCCAGCCAGATTGATGCCCGCCGCCTGCTTGATGAAGCCCGGCTTCTGGGGCGTGGCCCGCTGGCGGCCTGGGCGTTGGTGGTGCAGCCGCAATTGGGGCGGCGGCTTGTTCTGCCGGTGATGATTGTGCTGGTTTTTTCGGTTTCTGTGGTGGATATGGCCCTTGTGCTGGCCCCGCTGACCCCGGCGCCTCTGGCGGTGCGGATTCTGGCCTGGTTTCGTGATCCTGACTTATCCTTTCAATTTATCGCCGCTGTGGGCGCGCTGGCCCAGATCGGTCTGGCAGGTCTGTGCTGTCTTGTCTGGGCAGCCGCAGCACATATCTGGGCCCGGGCGGTGCGGTCTGTTTGTGCGCGTGGCTGGCGGCTGTCTGTGCCGTACCGGATGGCGCGTGCCGGTCATGCTCTGCTTCTGGCGGCGTCTGTTCTGCCCTGTCTGTTGGCTGCCCTGGGGCTGGCCTCCTCACTGATATGGGCGTTTGCGGATATCTGGCGGTTTCCTGATGCGCTGCCTACACGCTGGGGGCTGCGCGGCTGGGCACTTGGCGGGGATGGTCTGGTGCGCGCGGCGGTGACCAGCGCGTCTCTTGGGCTGTCGGCGGCGGCGGTGTCTGTTCTTGCTGCTTTATTGTGGCTGGAAACCACCACCACCGCGCGGCGCACAGAAGGGCTGATGTATTTGCCTTTGCTGATCCCCCAGATTGCGTTTCTGTTCGGCTTGCAGATTTTATTGATCTGGCTGGGCATGGATGGGCGTCTTGTGACGCTGTTATGGGTGCATGTGGTGTTTGTGTTTCCTTATGTTCTGCTGTCACTTGGCCCGTCATGGCGGCGGTTTGATGTGCGCTTTGCTGATGTTGCGGCCACGCTGGGGGCGGGGCCCTTTGCCCGGTTCTGGCGGGTGAAACTGCCTATCTTATTGATTCCGCTGCTGACCGCTTTTGCGGTTGGGTTTGCGGTCTCACAGGCGTTATATCTGCCCACTATATTTGCGTCTAACGGGCGGGTGGCGACCTTAACGACTGAAGCGGTTACACTGGCCGCCGGAGCTGGCCGCCAGACCCTTGGCGCGGCTTCTGCCCTTCAGATGGCCCTGCCGCTGATGGTGTTCCTCGGCGCTGATTTTATCAGCCGGCTGCGATTCCGCCGCTTCAGCTGGTTCAGGGTTTAG
- a CDS encoding ABC-type uncharacterized transport system, periplasmic component produces the protein MTCNRILAYRLAVLFSLAAVWLASFGLQPALADEFDTLADRARGQTVYFNAWGGSPTVNGYIAWAGDQVKARYGITLVHVKLTDTADAVARILAEKTAGKTAGGSVDLVWVNGENFASLKRQNLLRDDEWAFSLPSFSFTDPAVLPGLTSDFATPTDGLESPWGRAQLVFGYDTAYVPRPPRSATALVDWLKQDGNQGRFTFPLPPDFTGTSFLKQVLLEVSPDRSVFDAPAPSDKAETDAALAPLWAWLDDVLPYLWREGRHYPANYTDMVRMLGDGEVAIAMAFNPSKFSNDISAGVLPDTVRTYIHDGGTLANVHFVAIPFNANASEGARVVADFLLSPEAQLRKANPDIWGDPTVLSMARLSADAAAAFAALPRGIATLSDAELSASLAEPHPSWVAVIERGWAARYAAN, from the coding sequence ATGACCTGCAACCGGATACTTGCTTACCGCTTGGCGGTTCTGTTCAGCCTGGCTGCAGTCTGGCTGGCCTCATTCGGCCTGCAGCCGGCTTTGGCAGATGAGTTTGACACGCTGGCGGACCGGGCCCGTGGCCAGACGGTTTATTTCAATGCCTGGGGCGGCTCACCCACGGTGAATGGCTATATTGCCTGGGCAGGTGATCAGGTAAAAGCGCGTTATGGCATCACGCTTGTGCATGTCAAGCTGACCGATACAGCTGATGCGGTTGCCCGCATATTGGCGGAAAAAACAGCGGGCAAAACCGCTGGTGGTTCGGTTGATCTGGTCTGGGTGAATGGCGAGAATTTTGCCTCTCTGAAGCGCCAGAACCTGTTGCGGGATGATGAATGGGCGTTTTCCCTGCCGTCCTTTTCTTTTACCGATCCGGCTGTGCTTCCGGGGCTGACCAGCGATTTTGCCACCCCGACAGATGGTCTTGAATCGCCCTGGGGCCGGGCCCAGCTGGTCTTTGGTTATGATACGGCTTATGTGCCGCGCCCGCCGCGATCGGCTACGGCTTTGGTGGACTGGCTGAAACAGGATGGCAATCAGGGCCGCTTTACCTTTCCGCTGCCGCCTGACTTCACCGGCACCAGCTTTTTGAAACAGGTCCTGCTCGAAGTCAGCCCGGACCGGTCTGTATTTGATGCCCCTGCCCCTTCTGACAAGGCTGAAACAGACGCCGCGCTGGCCCCGTTATGGGCCTGGCTTGATGATGTGCTGCCTTATCTTTGGCGCGAAGGGCGGCATTACCCGGCCAATTATACCGATATGGTGCGGATGCTGGGTGATGGTGAAGTGGCGATCGCGATGGCCTTTAACCCGTCGAAATTTTCAAATGATATTTCTGCTGGTGTGCTTCCCGATACCGTCAGAACCTATATTCACGATGGCGGCACGCTGGCCAATGTGCATTTTGTGGCCATTCCTTTTAATGCCAATGCCTCAGAAGGCGCCCGTGTGGTGGCAGACTTCCTGCTTTCGCCTGAAGCCCAGTTGCGCAAAGCCAATCCTGATATTTGGGGCGATCCGACAGTGTTATCAATGGCCAGGCTGTCTGCCGATGCTGCGGCTGCCTTTGCCGCATTGCCGCGCGGGATCGCGACTCTGTCTGATGCAGAACTGTCCGCCAGCCTTGCTGAGCCGCACCCGTCATGGGTGGCGGTGATTGAACGGGGCTGGGCGGCACGTTACGCGGCGAACTGA